One genomic region from Phragmites australis chromosome 1, lpPhrAust1.1, whole genome shotgun sequence encodes:
- the LOC133889870 gene encoding protein SOSEKI 1-like has translation MESHEGGGGGAGEVRLINVVCFLSRGGRTDHPHLFRVNHHNRAGGVRLRDVKRWLSELRGKDMPDNFSWSYKRKYKAGHVWQGLKDGDLITPVSDNEYVLKGCDVQGTPPPCVQAPKTASLDEKEQTEKEEKTPCNHQNRPVEVVLTCVLEKEVVLTSDSDESSPKPLPPPLTDQDSPGAEPARRKALFKIDLSRHHHEHKQQQEEAAKKAVTRAVARAGPEEQLQGAAKSHAVAGKARRMRVARALHNILTCGAADADDAALRPVARRQRRSTAEAAGDDWPPTPTCPGMDGCGLRVGRKVRSQRGGKDKQGKRDGRKRDGRGAHKPAALPLCSQCGREFKPQELHSHMQSCRGFKERMRSSTSARTSVGRSRNSTSTARPADHGSKPGQYSPERRSSSASAVFLITES, from the exons ATGGAATCGCACGaggggggaggaggtggcgccggcgaGGTGAGGCTGATCAACGTGGTGTGTTTCCTGAGCCGCGGCGGCAGGACGGACCACCCGCACCTCTTCCGCGTCAACCACCACAACCGTGCCGGCGGCGTCCGCCTCCGCG ATGTCAAGAGGTGGCTCTCGGAGCTGCGCGGCAAGGACATGCCGGACAATTTCTCGTGGTCTTACAAGAG GAAGTACAAGGCCGGGCACGTGTGGCAGGGCCTGAAGGACGGCGACCTCATCACGCCCGTCTCCGACAACGAGTACGTGCTCAAGGGCTGCGACGTCCAGGGGACACCTCCTCCCTGCGTCCAAGCGCCAAAGACTGCTTCTTTAG ACGAGAAGGAACAgacggagaaggaggagaagacgCCGTGCAACCATCAGAACCGCCCCGTTGAGGTGGTGCTGACCTGTGTTCTCGAAAAAGAGGTGGTGTTGACCTCAGATTCCGACGAGAGCTCTCCGAAGCCGCTACCGCCGCCGCTGACCGACCAGGACTCGCCAGGCGCCGAGCCGGCGCGCCGTAAGGCACTGTTCAAGATCGACCTGTCACGGCACCATCACGAGCACAAGCAGCAGCAGGAAGAAGCGGCGAAGAAGGCCGTCACCAGGGCGGTGGCGCGGGCGGGGCCGGAGGAGCAGCTGCAGGGAGCGGCCAAGAGCCACGCGGTGGCTGGCAAGGCGCGGAGGATGCGCGTGGCGCGGGCGCTCCACAACATCCTGACGTGCGGCGCGGCCGACGCCGACGACGCCGCGCTCCGCCCCGTGGCGCGGCGCCAGCGGCGTAGCACCGCCGAGGCCGCTGGTGACGACTGGCCACCAACGCCGACGTGCCCCGGCATGGACGGCTGTGGCCTTCG CGTGGGGCGGAAGGTGAGGTCGCAGAGGGGCGGGAAAGACAAGCAGGGCAAGCGAGATGGACGGAAGCGAGACGGGCGCGGCGCGCACAAGCCGGCTGCTCTGCCGCTTTGCTC GCAGTGCGGGAGGGAGTTCAAGCCGCAGGAGCTGCATTCGCACATGCAGTCGTGCCGGGGGTTCAAGGAGCGGATGAGGAGCAGCACCAGCGCCCGGACCAGCGTCGGCAGGAGCCGcaactccacctccaccgcgAGGCCTGCCGACCACGGGAGCAAGCCCGGCCAATACTCCCCGGAGCGGCGGtcgtcctccgcctccgccgtgTTCCTGATCACGGAGTCCTGA
- the LOC133889886 gene encoding uncharacterized protein LOC133889886, with protein MRCRRRPRFRMGRLRSLLSPLRKLWCRANAAKRKKRGIYILYDDVKSCQCEDVHVLWSILVESHGLPPPTPPVLRLKR; from the exons ATGAGATGTAGAAGACGGCCGAGGTTCAGAATGGGGCGGCTCCGGTCCCTGCTCTCCCCGCTGAGAAAGCTCTGGTGCCGCGCGAACGCGGCGAAGCGCAAGA AGAGAGGGATCTACATCCTGTATGACGACGTGAAGTCGTGCCAATGCGAGGACGTGCACGTGCTGTGGTCGATCCTCGTGGAGTCCCACGGCCTGCCGCCGCCCACGCCGCCGGTGCTGAGGCTGAAGCGATGA
- the LOC133889854 gene encoding uncharacterized protein LOC133889854, translating to MEFIACSSSPYKFCTIIYTPKTGLSLLFHSTAQSSEVLNYRASGQHERWQVRVFAPTTSGVLQQWTAGDGAAAVRRSAAETGAGLSRRMPCCSVLLLPHRRVLLRPIGHICDLITAFARPSSEIYTIHVRVFGFCW from the exons ATGGAATTCATAGCGTGCAGTTCAAGTCCTTACAAGTTTTGCACCATTATTTATACCCCTAAGACCgggctctctcttctcttccatAGTACAGCACAATCATCTGAAGTTCTGAACTACAGAGCCAGCGGCCAGCATGAGCGATGGCAGGTACGGGTATTCGCGCCCACCACCTCAGG GGTACTACAACAGTGGACCGCCGGTGATGGCGCCGCCGCAGTACGCCGCTCCGCCGCCGAGACGGGAGCCGGGCTTTCTCGAAGGATG CCTTGCTGCtctgtgctgctgctgcctcaTAGACGAGTGCTGTTGCGACCCATCGGTCATATTTGTGACCTGATCACAGCATTCGCCCGTCCCAGCTCAGAGATATACACCATACACGTACGTGTGTTTGGCTTTTGCTGGTGA